In Synechococcus sp. CC9616, the following are encoded in one genomic region:
- a CDS encoding NAD-dependent epimerase/dehydratase family protein gives MAGRFGIVGCGYVGMGVAINARSRGLVVTGTTTSPTKLAQLCDLVDHPRICRAGDPGADYSFIEQLDGLLISIAPTSEDEASSYGSVFGEGVQALVEAIGRRSSRTPLHITYLSSAGVYGDKAGQTINELSPPDLTDATNALLVRAENTVLSLNSASTQACVLRLGGIYGPGKDIPGYIRSASGQQVPKNGNNVNAWIHFLDILRGVSFAYERRLQGIYNLVDDMQLSRRELSNELCDAEGLAPVIWENHDRDGARIFDARVSNARLKNLGFNLKVSSMLDPVPA, from the coding sequence ATGGCCGGCCGTTTTGGAATAGTGGGTTGCGGCTACGTGGGAATGGGTGTTGCGATCAACGCCCGCAGTCGTGGGCTCGTGGTCACTGGCACCACCACATCCCCTACGAAACTTGCCCAGCTCTGCGATCTGGTGGATCACCCACGGATCTGCCGCGCTGGTGATCCCGGTGCCGACTACAGCTTCATCGAGCAACTGGATGGCCTTCTGATCTCAATCGCTCCCACATCGGAAGATGAAGCAAGCTCCTATGGAAGCGTCTTCGGAGAGGGCGTTCAGGCTTTGGTGGAGGCCATTGGGCGCCGCAGTTCCCGCACCCCTCTCCATATCACTTACCTCAGTAGTGCAGGGGTATACGGGGACAAAGCCGGTCAAACGATCAACGAGCTCAGTCCACCGGATCTCACAGACGCCACGAATGCCCTTCTGGTGCGAGCCGAAAACACGGTTTTGTCTTTGAACAGTGCATCCACGCAGGCATGTGTGCTGCGTCTTGGCGGAATTTATGGACCTGGCAAGGATATCCCTGGTTATATCCGCAGCGCTTCTGGACAACAGGTCCCCAAAAACGGCAACAACGTCAACGCCTGGATCCATTTCCTCGACATCCTTCGCGGTGTTTCATTCGCTTATGAACGTCGCCTTCAGGGGATCTACAACCTGGTGGACGACATGCAGCTGTCTCGCAGAGAGCTGTCGAACGAGTTGTGTGATGCCGAGGGGCTCGCTCCTGTGATCTGGGAGAACCATGATCGTGATGGAGCAAGGATTTTCGATGCCCGTGTGAGTAATGCTCGGCTCAAAAATCTCGGTTTCAACCTCAAGGTCAGTTCAATGCTGGACCCTGTGCCCGCCTGA
- a CDS encoding YccF domain-containing protein gives MIRSVLNVIWVVLGGLVMALGWWLASLLCAITIIGLPWARSCWVIGKFSLWPFGYEAVNREQLTGQRDLGTGTVGLIGNVLWFVVAGWWLAIGHLSSALACFVTIIGIPFGIQHLKLALIALAPVGMTMKPSHRPWL, from the coding sequence ATGATTCGTTCTGTCCTCAACGTCATTTGGGTCGTGCTCGGGGGGCTTGTGATGGCCCTGGGATGGTGGCTTGCCTCTCTGCTCTGCGCGATCACAATCATTGGATTGCCTTGGGCAAGAAGCTGCTGGGTGATTGGCAAGTTTTCCCTCTGGCCCTTCGGCTACGAAGCCGTCAACAGAGAACAGCTCACTGGCCAGAGAGACCTGGGAACCGGCACGGTTGGGCTGATCGGGAATGTTCTGTGGTTTGTCGTGGCGGGATGGTGGTTGGCGATCGGCCATCTCAGCTCAGCTCTGGCCTGCTTCGTCACCATCATTGGAATCCCCTTCGGAATTCAACATCTCAAGCTCGCTTTGATTGCTCTGGCGCCGGTGGGAATGACCATGAAACCGAGCCATCGGCCATGGCTCTGA
- a CDS encoding ABC transporter substrate-binding protein: protein MTKQFRNLLFAGLAVLLAVACSKAPNTSAVSGTPIVLGYSNWAGWWPWAIAVEEKMFEKNGVNVEMKWFDGYLPSMETFAAGKIDGNSQTLNDTISFLPGENGGEVVVLVNDNSSGNDQIIADASITSVADLKGKTVAVEEGIVDDYLLSLALQDVGLSRDDVVIKGLPTDQAATAFAAGQVDAVGAFPPYTGTAMKREGARVIATSKDYPGAIPDLLTVSADLIKERPDDVQKIVKTWWDVRAFMKENPEKSEEIMAKRAGIPTEEYKQYKDGTRFFTLDENLEAFSPGEGMQHMPYAAESMADFMVTVGFLEAKPDMSNLFDSSFVKKEAGA from the coding sequence ATGACCAAACAATTTCGAAACCTGCTTTTCGCCGGCCTGGCCGTCCTGCTGGCCGTCGCTTGCTCGAAGGCACCCAACACGTCGGCTGTGAGCGGAACACCAATCGTGCTGGGATACAGCAACTGGGCGGGATGGTGGCCCTGGGCGATCGCCGTTGAGGAAAAAATGTTCGAGAAAAACGGAGTGAACGTCGAAATGAAGTGGTTTGATGGCTACCTGCCATCGATGGAAACGTTTGCGGCCGGCAAGATCGACGGCAATTCCCAGACCCTGAACGACACGATTTCCTTTCTGCCGGGGGAGAACGGTGGAGAGGTGGTGGTGTTGGTGAACGACAACTCCTCCGGTAACGACCAGATCATTGCCGATGCCTCAATCACCTCCGTGGCAGACCTCAAAGGCAAAACAGTGGCCGTGGAAGAAGGGATCGTGGACGACTACCTGCTCAGCCTGGCGCTTCAGGACGTTGGCCTCAGTCGCGACGATGTGGTGATCAAGGGTTTGCCCACTGACCAAGCCGCGACAGCCTTCGCGGCCGGTCAGGTGGATGCGGTTGGCGCTTTCCCTCCTTACACCGGGACGGCCATGAAGCGCGAAGGAGCCCGGGTGATCGCCACCTCGAAGGACTACCCCGGCGCCATTCCTGATCTGCTGACCGTCAGCGCAGACCTGATCAAGGAGCGTCCCGACGACGTTCAGAAGATCGTGAAAACCTGGTGGGACGTTCGCGCCTTCATGAAGGAGAACCCCGAAAAATCCGAGGAGATCATGGCCAAGCGGGCAGGCATCCCCACCGAGGAATACAAGCAGTACAAGGACGGCACGCGCTTCTTCACGCTGGACGAAAACCTTGAGGCGTTCAGCCCCGGTGAAGGCATGCAGCACATGCCCTATGCAGCCGAGTCCATGGCGGACTTCATGGTGACCGTTGGCTTCCTTGAAGCGAAACCGGACATGAGCAACCTGTTCGATTCCAGTTTCGTGAAGAAGGAAGCCGGCGCCTGA
- a CDS encoding ABC transporter permease, giving the protein MSATAPAATIEKKPGFLSLLALGAKPSRAVRGGLQVSSLLLPLLIWTAIAALGVVDEKFLPSPGAVFRSLASMAESGILFQDIVASTGRVFAGFLLATLVAVPIGICMGVYPAVCALCEPLIAMLRYMPAAAFIPLLIIYLGIGEEPKIALIFLGTVFFNILMVMDSVKFVPKELIETTLTLGGRSRQVLVQVVARYSMPSIIDTLRINIATSWNLVVVAELVAAEVGLGKRIQLAQRFFRTDQIFAELIVLGLIGFAIDMSFRLLLRLSCRWAV; this is encoded by the coding sequence ATGAGCGCTACGGCCCCTGCCGCAACCATCGAGAAAAAGCCTGGTTTCCTGTCCCTGCTCGCTCTTGGGGCCAAACCTTCAAGAGCTGTTCGGGGCGGATTGCAGGTGTCATCCTTGCTGCTTCCGTTACTTATCTGGACGGCCATCGCCGCGTTGGGCGTTGTTGATGAAAAATTCCTGCCGTCCCCTGGAGCGGTGTTCCGCTCCCTTGCCTCCATGGCGGAAAGCGGAATCCTGTTTCAGGACATCGTCGCCAGCACCGGTCGGGTGTTTGCAGGATTCCTGCTCGCGACCCTTGTAGCTGTGCCCATCGGCATCTGTATGGGGGTTTATCCGGCAGTCTGCGCCCTTTGTGAGCCATTGATCGCCATGCTGCGCTATATGCCAGCGGCGGCCTTCATCCCTCTGCTGATCATCTATCTGGGCATCGGCGAAGAGCCCAAAATCGCCCTGATCTTTCTCGGCACCGTTTTTTTCAACATCCTGATGGTGATGGATTCGGTCAAGTTCGTCCCCAAGGAACTGATCGAAACAACACTCACCCTGGGCGGCCGCAGTCGCCAGGTGCTGGTGCAGGTCGTGGCTCGGTACAGCATGCCGAGCATCATCGACACCTTGCGCATCAATATCGCGACCTCCTGGAATCTGGTGGTGGTGGCGGAACTTGTGGCAGCGGAGGTGGGACTGGGAAAACGCATCCAGCTGGCTCAGCGCTTCTTCCGAACGGACCAGATCTTTGCCGAACTCATTGTGTTGGGGCTGATCGGCTTCGCGATCGACATGAGCTTCAGGTTGTTGCTGCGTCTGAGCTGCCGCTGGGCTGTGTAG
- a CDS encoding ABC transporter ATP-binding protein yields the protein MELLVQQVGKHFGDGAARKTVLEGISFRMQSGDFTALVGSSGSGKSTILRLIAGLDQPSSGRIVVDGQLVGGPGPDRGMVFQKYSLYPWLSAAENVSFGMRLQNMKPEEIRERTAYFLEVVGLQDAAAKLPRELSGGMQQRVAIARTLATNPSVLLLDEPFGALDLQIRESMQDFLLQLWQRTGLTVLLITHDVEEALVLAQNVHVLAPNPGRIIRSLDVDLDKNDLDQLRLSSDFQQLRRSLSASLRQLEPTFL from the coding sequence ATGGAATTACTTGTCCAGCAGGTCGGCAAACACTTCGGGGATGGTGCGGCGCGCAAAACCGTGTTGGAAGGAATCAGCTTTCGGATGCAGTCCGGCGATTTCACAGCTCTGGTGGGGAGCTCCGGTTCAGGCAAAAGCACGATTCTGCGCTTGATTGCCGGCCTTGATCAGCCCAGCAGCGGCCGAATTGTGGTGGATGGCCAGCTGGTTGGTGGCCCAGGACCAGACAGGGGAATGGTGTTTCAGAAATACAGCCTTTATCCCTGGCTGAGTGCTGCCGAGAACGTTTCCTTCGGAATGCGTCTGCAGAACATGAAACCTGAGGAGATCCGCGAACGCACGGCCTATTTCCTTGAAGTTGTGGGCTTGCAGGACGCCGCCGCCAAACTGCCCCGCGAACTCTCCGGCGGCATGCAGCAACGTGTGGCCATCGCCCGCACCCTGGCCACTAACCCGAGTGTGCTGCTCCTCGATGAGCCCTTTGGAGCCCTGGATCTCCAGATCAGGGAATCGATGCAGGATTTCCTGCTTCAGCTCTGGCAGCGCACCGGCCTGACCGTGCTGCTGATCACCCACGACGTGGAAGAGGCCCTGGTCCTGGCCCAGAACGTCCATGTGCTGGCCCCTAACCCGGGCCGGATCATCCGCTCTCTCGACGTGGACCTCGATAAAAACGATCTTGATCAGCTGAGGCTGAGCAGTGATTTTCAGCAGCTGCGCCGCAGCCTGTCCGCCAGCCTCAGGCAGCTGGAGCCAACGTTCCTCTGA
- a CDS encoding aromatic ring-hydroxylating dioxygenase subunit alpha, with product MQALESFLPAWLYTEPDVHRWDCSAYAETFWHPVAASSQIAPDQSQAINLLGRPLLLTRPGAGKPRAFLNRCPHRGVAFQKESATGLSCRRLICPYHGWTYNLEGELLAAVREQDLPQPFQRKDWPLTALPCLVDGPLIWVALSEDVRPLALQLEQVHQDVMDLWRSPLKLVREIRRGLACNWKVAHDNTLDDYHVAVAHPTTLHREQGPVRDYVHRFTDLGNVLITPHAAGGHFHTFGLPPWTHLITWPDGRLALLEFLPSSPSTTTLQLRLFAVQQSQSKGAEQLEQETDAWLNNLLGFLEEDQQLVESAQLGYESGITPGPAHRLEERILHWQRIYRRHLPGSKGSWSSAAKTPWQR from the coding sequence ATGCAGGCCCTTGAGAGCTTTCTACCGGCCTGGCTCTACACCGAACCGGACGTCCATCGCTGGGACTGCAGCGCGTACGCAGAGACCTTCTGGCATCCGGTCGCCGCGTCATCTCAGATCGCCCCGGACCAGAGCCAGGCCATCAACCTGCTGGGTCGACCTCTGCTGCTGACGCGCCCCGGAGCGGGAAAGCCGCGGGCGTTTCTGAACCGTTGTCCCCATCGAGGCGTGGCATTCCAAAAAGAGAGCGCCACAGGCTTGTCCTGCCGGCGTTTGATCTGCCCGTACCACGGCTGGACTTACAACCTTGAGGGAGAACTGCTTGCGGCGGTTAGGGAACAGGACCTTCCCCAGCCATTTCAGCGCAAGGACTGGCCTCTCACTGCTCTTCCCTGTCTTGTTGATGGACCCCTGATCTGGGTGGCGCTCAGCGAAGACGTGCGTCCTCTGGCGCTGCAGCTTGAGCAGGTGCATCAGGACGTGATGGACCTGTGGCGAAGCCCCCTGAAGCTGGTGCGTGAGATCCGACGCGGCCTGGCTTGCAACTGGAAAGTGGCGCACGACAACACCCTCGATGACTATCACGTTGCCGTCGCCCATCCAACGACCCTGCACCGTGAACAGGGACCCGTGAGGGATTACGTGCACCGGTTCACGGATCTGGGGAATGTGCTGATCACACCCCATGCGGCAGGCGGGCACTTCCACACGTTTGGGCTTCCTCCCTGGACGCACCTGATCACCTGGCCGGACGGGCGCCTGGCGCTGTTGGAGTTCCTGCCATCAAGCCCCTCCACCACAACCCTGCAGCTGAGGTTGTTCGCCGTGCAGCAGAGCCAGTCCAAAGGAGCCGAGCAGCTCGAGCAGGAAACAGACGCCTGGCTCAACAATCTGCTGGGCTTCCTGGAGGAGGACCAGCAACTGGTGGAATCAGCGCAGCTGGGATACGAAAGCGGCATCACTCCAGGCCCTGCTCACCGGCTGGAGGAGCGGATCCTGCACTGGCAACGGATTTACAGACGCCACCTTCCAGGATCTAAAGGTTCATGGTCTTCCGCAGCCAAGACGCCATGGCAACGTTGA
- a CDS encoding sugar phosphate isomerase/epimerase, translating into MDQALQRSAATGFDGIEINLDHPCLETVSSGGLLDARRRFDQALILEIVTGGDYTPNLSDSPRQHLDQLDRALNRALPLQPLKINLITGSDCWPDQKQHDFLAAVLDRLEQLPCSVMLETHRSRSLFDPWRLPFWLMQHPRLRLTADLSHWCVVSERLMTPELEPIQAMATRVDHIHARVGHAQGPSVPHPFAPEWAEALEAHRRCWQLFLDRRNGKATPCTITPEFGPDGYMPMVPFSAEPLADVEALNVAMASWLRKTMNL; encoded by the coding sequence TTGGATCAGGCCCTCCAGCGTTCCGCTGCGACCGGTTTTGATGGCATCGAGATCAACCTTGACCATCCCTGTCTTGAAACCGTCAGCTCGGGTGGACTCCTCGATGCACGGCGTCGGTTCGATCAGGCCCTGATCCTGGAGATCGTCACTGGCGGTGATTACACCCCCAATCTCAGCGACAGTCCTCGGCAGCATCTCGACCAGCTCGATCGCGCTCTGAATCGCGCGCTGCCGCTGCAGCCTCTGAAGATCAACCTGATCACTGGCAGCGATTGCTGGCCTGATCAGAAGCAGCACGACTTCCTTGCGGCGGTTCTGGATCGCCTCGAGCAGCTGCCCTGTTCCGTGATGCTGGAGACACATCGCAGCCGCAGCCTGTTTGATCCCTGGCGTCTGCCCTTCTGGCTGATGCAACACCCGCGCCTTCGCCTCACTGCGGATCTCAGCCATTGGTGCGTGGTCAGCGAACGGCTGATGACGCCGGAGCTGGAGCCGATCCAGGCCATGGCAACCCGCGTTGACCACATCCATGCCCGTGTTGGCCATGCCCAGGGGCCATCGGTGCCCCATCCGTTCGCTCCGGAATGGGCTGAAGCTCTGGAAGCCCATCGCCGCTGCTGGCAGCTGTTTCTCGATCGCCGCAATGGGAAGGCCACCCCCTGCACGATCACTCCGGAATTCGGGCCTGATGGCTACATGCCGATGGTGCCCTTTAGTGCTGAACCGCTTGCGGATGTGGAGGCGCTCAACGTTGCCATGGCGTCTTGGCTGCGGAAGACCATGAACCTTTAG
- a CDS encoding MSMEG_0570 family nitrogen starvation response protein codes for MPEVRFQLQWPDGQFSTLYSPSTVMLEYLKPGDSFRVSELESLGVKALRAASDRVRARYGFACTRTDEEESQLRRWTARYQPEENVRVIAQLP; via the coding sequence ATGCCGGAAGTTCGCTTTCAACTTCAGTGGCCGGATGGTCAGTTCAGCACGTTGTATTCACCCTCAACCGTGATGTTGGAGTATCTGAAGCCTGGCGATTCATTCCGCGTATCTGAGCTCGAATCCCTTGGTGTGAAGGCTTTGAGAGCCGCATCTGATCGCGTTCGCGCTCGCTATGGCTTTGCTTGTACGCGAACGGATGAGGAGGAATCCCAACTGCGCCGATGGACGGCGCGTTACCAACCAGAAGAGAATGTCAGGGTGATCGCTCAACTTCCCTGA
- a CDS encoding sll0787 family AIR synthase-like protein, producing the protein MSFRQLVAALRQQSGLLAKRDIQPAAKVFPHLPFPQLGPAGMLGDDAALLPQQTGQLLLACEGMHPGLVDEDPWFAGWSGVLVNLSDIAAMGGRPLALVNSVWSEGPDGQEQLLAGMQFACDRFGVPMVGGHSNQHSPYRALSVAVMGVAEGPVLSARAARPSDELWMLVNQNGSFYRHYPFWDAATEASPASLCSHLSLLPALASAGVVHAAKDISMGGITGTAVMFSEACGHALSIDLDLVQRPDQVPEDAWLTCFPSFGFLLAVDPSYADRLKRMVQADADLICCRIGGFAEGSCQVRLERAGESECFWEGGLGLTGFGCGS; encoded by the coding sequence ATGAGCTTCAGGCAGTTGGTGGCTGCGCTGCGTCAGCAGAGCGGACTGCTCGCCAAACGCGACATCCAGCCAGCAGCGAAGGTGTTTCCCCATCTTCCTTTTCCCCAGTTGGGGCCCGCTGGAATGCTGGGCGACGACGCTGCTCTGTTGCCTCAGCAGACCGGTCAGTTGCTGCTGGCCTGCGAAGGCATGCATCCCGGCCTGGTGGATGAGGATCCATGGTTCGCCGGTTGGAGCGGGGTTTTGGTGAACCTCAGCGACATCGCTGCCATGGGGGGGCGCCCACTAGCTCTGGTGAACAGTGTCTGGAGCGAAGGCCCGGACGGTCAGGAACAGTTGTTGGCCGGGATGCAATTTGCCTGCGATCGCTTCGGGGTTCCCATGGTGGGGGGACACTCCAACCAGCACAGTCCCTATCGGGCGTTGTCAGTCGCTGTGATGGGTGTCGCTGAAGGGCCCGTGCTCTCAGCCCGGGCGGCACGCCCTAGTGATGAGCTTTGGATGCTGGTGAATCAAAACGGATCCTTCTATCGCCACTACCCCTTCTGGGATGCGGCGACCGAGGCGTCTCCTGCGTCGCTTTGCTCCCATCTCAGCCTGCTTCCTGCCCTGGCTTCGGCTGGGGTCGTGCATGCGGCCAAGGACATCAGCATGGGTGGGATCACAGGCACGGCGGTGATGTTTTCTGAAGCCTGCGGTCATGCACTCAGCATTGACCTCGACTTGGTTCAACGGCCTGATCAGGTTCCCGAGGATGCATGGCTGACCTGTTTTCCAAGCTTTGGTTTCCTGCTGGCGGTGGATCCGTCCTATGCAGACAGGCTCAAACGGATGGTGCAGGCAGATGCCGATCTGATCTGCTGCCGGATCGGAGGGTTCGCCGAGGGGTCTTGTCAGGTTCGGCTTGAGCGCGCCGGGGAGTCTGAATGTTTCTGGGAGGGGGGTCTTGGCCTGACTGGTTTCGGCTGTGGCAGTTGA
- a CDS encoding MSMEG_0567/Sll0786 family nitrogen starvation N-acetyltransferase: MVFCLDPSSRGIGRSISSAPSLFTPSVRGGIGIDADDFRLSPTAHSDRFTFHLLRPDSVLMQGYWSLRRSIFCSEQHVFESSDRDELDRIACPIAAMHHSSEPQNDDDGEAKVVGVVRIVETEPRLWYGGRLGVHSDFRRHNQIGKGLIWKAVTSANGWGCDRFLATVQIQNVRFFRRLHWTSIEELEIRGIRHHLMQADLDYYVPSRERRPSATLASPMAA; the protein is encoded by the coding sequence ATGGTGTTCTGTCTTGATCCGAGCAGCCGAGGCATCGGCCGCAGCATCAGCTCTGCTCCCAGCCTGTTCACCCCTTCGGTTCGCGGAGGCATCGGCATCGATGCCGATGACTTTCGCCTTTCACCCACCGCCCATTCGGATCGCTTCACATTTCACTTGCTCCGCCCGGATTCAGTTCTGATGCAGGGGTACTGGTCGTTGCGGCGCAGCATCTTCTGCAGCGAACAGCATGTGTTCGAGAGCTCAGATCGCGATGAACTCGATCGCATCGCCTGTCCGATCGCGGCAATGCACCACAGTTCCGAACCGCAGAACGACGACGATGGCGAGGCAAAGGTGGTCGGCGTGGTTCGGATTGTCGAAACTGAACCTCGGCTTTGGTACGGCGGCCGTCTGGGGGTTCACAGCGACTTCCGTCGTCACAACCAGATCGGCAAGGGTCTGATCTGGAAGGCTGTCACCAGCGCCAATGGCTGGGGCTGTGATCGTTTTCTGGCCACGGTTCAGATTCAGAATGTGCGTTTCTTTCGACGTCTGCACTGGACGTCGATTGAGGAACTTGAGATTCGTGGCATTCGCCATCACCTGATGCAGGCTGATCTCGATTACTACGTTCCGTCGCGGGAGCGGCGACCATCGGCAACGTTGGCATCCCCCATGGCGGCATGA
- a CDS encoding MSMEG_0568 family radical SAM protein: protein MSELGRVVTELQVKGLRDGSLKGNRGRRGGAGPSDHRALEFDGTTVMVPIYNDASSLSPYSLDACGDGVALNGLQQEVPTSVSTTDEPTFYGLSTADGVPYRSIALLHSRSVLATTLLQTCIRFRDRSQSCQFCAIEQSLEDGATVVRKTPDQVAEVAEAAVRLDGVTQLVMTTGTPNSDDRGARLMAETAAAVKQRVDLPIQGQCEPPDDPIWYERMKQAGIDSLGMHLEVVSPEVRRRVLPGKSELSLERYYEAFADAVAVFGRGEVSTYLLAGLGDSRDALLDCSRRLIDLGVYPFVVPFVPISGTPLENHPSPETSFMVDVYQGVAELLHQGDLRSERMSAGCAKCGACSALSLFEHTS, encoded by the coding sequence ATGTCTGAACTCGGCCGTGTCGTGACCGAACTCCAGGTCAAGGGACTTCGGGACGGGTCCCTCAAGGGGAATCGTGGCCGGCGTGGTGGTGCCGGTCCCTCCGACCACCGTGCCCTTGAGTTTGATGGCACCACTGTGATGGTGCCGATCTACAACGATGCCTCAAGCCTGTCGCCGTACAGCCTCGATGCCTGTGGAGACGGCGTCGCCCTCAACGGTCTTCAGCAAGAGGTCCCGACGTCGGTGTCGACCACCGATGAGCCGACCTTCTACGGCCTGAGTACAGCCGATGGGGTGCCATATCGCTCCATTGCTCTGCTGCATAGCCGCAGTGTGTTGGCCACCACGCTGTTGCAGACCTGTATCCGCTTTCGGGACCGCTCGCAGTCCTGTCAGTTCTGTGCGATCGAGCAATCCCTTGAGGATGGGGCCACGGTGGTTCGCAAGACGCCGGACCAGGTGGCGGAAGTGGCGGAGGCCGCCGTGCGTCTTGATGGCGTCACCCAGCTGGTGATGACGACAGGGACCCCCAACAGTGATGACCGTGGGGCTCGGTTGATGGCCGAGACAGCTGCAGCGGTCAAGCAGCGTGTGGATCTGCCGATCCAGGGCCAATGCGAACCGCCGGATGATCCGATCTGGTACGAACGCATGAAGCAGGCAGGGATCGACAGCCTGGGCATGCACCTCGAGGTGGTGTCTCCTGAAGTGAGACGTCGCGTTTTGCCAGGGAAGTCTGAGCTCAGTCTGGAGCGTTACTACGAGGCCTTCGCCGATGCCGTTGCCGTGTTCGGGCGTGGGGAGGTGTCCACCTATCTGCTGGCGGGTCTGGGCGACAGCCGGGATGCGCTTCTCGACTGCAGCCGTCGCCTGATCGACCTTGGCGTTTACCCCTTTGTCGTTCCCTTTGTGCCGATCTCTGGCACCCCTCTGGAGAACCATCCGTCACCGGAAACCTCCTTCATGGTGGACGTCTACCAGGGCGTCGCCGAGCTACTGCATCAGGGTGATCTCCGTTCTGAACGCATGTCGGCAGGTTGCGCCAAGTGTGGAGCCTGTTCGGCGCTTTCCCTGTTTGAGCACACCAGCTGA
- a CDS encoding Nit6803 family nitrilase gives MVTTIKVAAAQIRPVLFSLDGSLQKVLDAMADAAAEGVELIVFPETFLPYYPYFSFVEPPVRMGRPHLALYDQAVVVPGPVTDAVAAAARQHGMQVLLGVNERDGGTLYNTQLLFNSCGEIVLKRRKITPTYHERMVWGQGDGSGLKVVSTPLGRVGALACWEHYNPLARYALMAQGEQLHCAQFPGSLVGPIFTEQTAVTMRHHALEAGCFVICSTGWLDPVDYAAITKETSLHKAFQGGCHTAVISPEGRYLAGPLADGEGLAIAELDMALITKRKRMMDSVGHYSRPELLSLRINSSPALTMQEMPSEPPSQPHPSQPSPASEWSQAIEELNHV, from the coding sequence ATGGTGACCACCATCAAAGTTGCCGCTGCCCAGATCCGTCCTGTGCTGTTCAGCCTGGACGGATCACTTCAGAAGGTGCTCGATGCCATGGCCGATGCGGCGGCCGAAGGCGTTGAGTTGATCGTCTTCCCGGAGACGTTTCTCCCCTACTACCCCTACTTTTCCTTCGTCGAGCCCCCCGTGCGGATGGGGCGCCCGCACCTCGCCCTCTATGACCAGGCGGTGGTGGTGCCAGGTCCTGTGACCGACGCTGTTGCAGCGGCTGCACGTCAACACGGCATGCAGGTTTTGCTGGGGGTCAATGAACGCGATGGCGGCACCCTTTACAACACACAGCTGTTGTTCAACAGCTGTGGTGAGATCGTCCTCAAACGTCGCAAGATCACACCGACGTACCACGAGCGGATGGTCTGGGGTCAGGGAGATGGTTCCGGGCTCAAGGTGGTCTCCACGCCACTTGGTCGGGTTGGGGCCCTGGCCTGCTGGGAGCACTACAACCCCCTGGCTCGCTATGCCCTGATGGCCCAGGGTGAGCAACTTCACTGCGCCCAGTTTCCCGGCTCTCTTGTGGGGCCGATCTTCACGGAGCAGACTGCCGTCACCATGCGGCACCACGCCCTAGAGGCCGGTTGCTTTGTGATTTGTTCCACGGGATGGCTGGATCCCGTGGACTATGCGGCGATCACCAAGGAGACGTCGCTTCACAAGGCTTTCCAGGGTGGTTGTCACACCGCAGTGATCAGTCCGGAGGGTCGTTATCTAGCTGGTCCGCTCGCTGATGGTGAGGGCCTTGCCATCGCTGAGCTCGACATGGCACTGATCACCAAGCGAAAACGAATGATGGACAGTGTTGGCCACTACAGCCGCCCCGAGTTGCTGTCGCTCCGGATCAACAGCTCGCCGGCGTTGACGATGCAGGAGATGCCGTCTGAGCCGCCTTCACAGCCGCATCCTTCACAGCCATCTCCTGCCAGCGAATGGTCCCAGGCGATCGAGGAGTTGAACCATGTCTGA
- a CDS encoding MSMEG_0572/Sll0783 family nitrogen starvation response protein: protein MPVVDRPANQPGDFLVDYEEKVFPDVKADPGEKALVTFHTVAFEGSIGLVNLLQASRLINKGFETSVLLYGPGVTLGVMRGFPKLGDAAFDGHLNFNARLQKFMDQGGKVYACRFALQALYGHSEKALMPGITPVNPLDVLDIVLMHRKEGAFMLETWTL from the coding sequence ATGCCTGTAGTCGATCGCCCCGCCAATCAGCCGGGAGATTTTCTTGTTGATTACGAGGAGAAAGTCTTTCCTGATGTGAAGGCGGATCCAGGTGAGAAGGCACTGGTGACCTTTCACACTGTGGCCTTCGAAGGGTCCATCGGTCTAGTCAATCTGCTGCAGGCCAGTCGTCTGATCAACAAAGGTTTTGAAACCTCCGTTCTTCTCTACGGACCTGGCGTGACGCTCGGTGTGATGCGTGGTTTCCCCAAGCTTGGTGATGCCGCTTTTGACGGCCACCTGAACTTCAATGCTCGACTTCAGAAGTTCATGGATCAGGGCGGCAAGGTCTACGCCTGCCGTTTCGCTCTGCAAGCTCTCTATGGACACAGCGAAAAAGCACTGATGCCGGGCATTACCCCGGTCAACCCCCTTGATGTCCTCGACATCGTGCTGATGCATCGCAAGGAGGGAGCCTTCATGCTCGAAACCTGGACGCTCTGA